Within the Oreochromis niloticus isolate F11D_XX linkage group LG14, O_niloticus_UMD_NMBU, whole genome shotgun sequence genome, the region GACCTGCTGTGTTAACATTGATCTTGATCTTATGGTTACAGACAACAGGCATTGCTGGATTATCCTTGATGAGGTAGGGAAGGAGAGCATCAGGATTTGGGCAAAACTTATATACAGCTGATCCCACACTGAGGAGTAGGCGGTCTTTTGGAGTCGTTACAGGACAGCTGTCGCTCACCTTGAAAGAAAATTTCAGTGGATGTTGATCTAACACGTCTTAGTGGTTGATAGCTGTAGTGTAATCCATGAGATACTGCATGATCTTCCACTCACCTGTGGCAGGCCTGACCTCTTTAACATGTCAGTGAGAGCAGCCAACACTTGTCTGTAGTGGAAGCAGTCATGGGCTTTCATCTGCAAGTAGACATTGCAGTCGCTGCCCAGCTTTTTCAAACATCCCTCTTCATGCTTGTTTAGTTTTCCACCTGTAGTCACATGGGCAGCAAAGCGGTATAGAAGGTGGCGGAAATGGGAAGTATCGTTACTAGCCTCGCTGGGAACAGGGGCTTTGTATGATCCTGCGCTGATTGTTGCTTCTAACAGGCTCAGTCCCATTTGGGTGAGGATCTTGTTTCCTGAAAGACATTAAACGATTCCTTATCGATTCTCATTGGCTCCGTCTTAAGAGTCACCACCATCACTAAGTAGCATCTCAAAGCATGCTATGTGGTCAAATGTTGTGCGTGTTTGTATAAGTATTTCCTCTAATTtactgtgatcagtgttggtTTTGTTACTCAAAAAAAGTAATGTGCTATGCATATTACATagaacacttttcttaaaagtataTTACTTGCAGTATATTACTTAATTAGACATGAGACATGAAAAGGTAGAAACAGTGGCTGCAGACACAAACTAACAACTCAAAGAAATTGACCTGGGAACCGGTTCTTGGAGAGAACAAGTTCTCGATCCCCATCCCTCGTCATCAATGTATTAGTGTTTGTCTGTTACAGGACTGCATGTATACAAGAAGTTTTAAAATATTGCTGTGGTTGATAAGACGAGAACAGACAATGAAGTGCATTAATGTATAATTAGGTGGACAATAAGCACAATGAAAGTATTTCTGTTCTATACTGTGAAACCCTGGAAGGTAAAATTTCATACCTGAGAATTCTGTTAGTACATTTTGCCCAGCATGTGTCTGTGCCCAGTGCCAGGCATGTCCTCCAATCAGCAGGCCTCCTCCCTCTGCCACAAAGTTTTGGATTTCCTCCAAATGCTCAGTGATATacgctgtacacacaaacacgctgAGGTCTTTCCTGAAGTTTGTCTTCTCACACTTCAGCCCTGACGTGCTGAGAATTTTGAGCGCAGGATCCACCATGACACCAACAACCCCTCTGCGCCCTTCATCCAACCAGTGAATTGCGTTTCTCCAAAATGGAGCCATGCTCTAAAATGAAAGGAAAGCAGCAACAAAGGCTgtcatgtgtatgtgtgataTACAAACGACAAGTCCAATCAGCCTACAgttcattttttcacttttttccacTCTGAGGTTTATTACATGACCTCATTAAAGTAAGTGATTTCTGGAATTTGAAAGTTGTTTTGCCAGTACTCCATCACACTTAAACCCTCCACCACACTGATTGTGATTGTGACAGACTGATGGTGGAAACAAATGTAGTGTGACAAAAATGCATTTGTAAATCTACAACATGAGTAAATTCTTATGTGTTGATTTTGGCTTAGAAGGACTTACATTTTAAGACTTATATTTCAGAGCAACTATacctcaaatttcagatatccTTCATGTGTAACCACAATGACCCGTCCTCGCCCATAGTAGGCTCCTGCCAGGAATGATCGTCCATCTTCTGTAGTGCCAATGGGAAAGGCTAGCGGACCGTGGACTAGAACCTCAGAACTTACATAATCAGACGGGAGGTTGAAGTCTGAAACCCCCTGGAGTAAGAACTCCAAGTCATCCTTGAAATCCCTGCCTGTCCTGTATTTAAAGGTTCAAAGAGGAACAGGAAAGAGGCTGAGAATTATAGATACAATATATCAAAGTGAAATCAGAGTCTTTTTACTAAaaatctgttgttgttgttgttgttgttgttttgttttgttttttaccttatttGTCATTATGAAATGGAAGTGTAAAATGTTTAATCTGTAAAATCAATATCctcaaaaaatatattaatgttgTAAAATAacaattcaattgaatttaGCTCTAAATTGATTCTACATTTGATCAGTAACTGACAAATAAATAACACTTGCCaaagttaaacaaaaaaaagctgtttatgCAAAATAACAGGAAACTTGAGGTTACTCTATTCCATAACCCCCGTTCTCTGATAACATTCGTTTCGGTGTCTCACTATGGGGAACGCTCTCTCAGCGTTGTCCTCAGAAGCCTCTATATCATTACTCCAGCCAGCATTGGCTGGCAGTCGTGACGCTTGCGTCAGGGAGGGGCCACCCTCCTCCCTATAAAAGGGTGTGACACAGCGTCACCCGTCATTCAAGATAAGCTCACCTCTTCCTCGCTTCGTGCAAGGAGGGTGATCTGGTGAGACACCTCACTCATGTTATCAGAGAACGGGGGTTACGGAATAGAGTAACCTCAAGTTCTCTTTCAAACATTCGTTTCGGTGTCTCACTGTGGTGATATGCAGACTCCCGTATTGCCAGATAAGCCCATCTGAACGACTGACTGCCAACTTAGGAGGTCTCgtggggacccacacttaacaCAGTGTGGGCTAGAGATGGTGCAGTGACATCCAACCTGTAAAACCTtgcaaaggtcaaaggtgaagcCCAGCTTGCCGCTGCACATATCTCTTCTATAGAGACACCCCTAAAAAGGGCCCAAGAGGTTGCCATCCCTCTAGCAGAATGAGCACGAAGTCCCCCTGGGGGGGACAGACCCATGCTTGACTAAGCCAATTGGATCGCCTCAACAATCCAGTGGGAAATGCGTTGCTTGCTAATGGGCTTGCCAAGATGTGGTTTAgcccaggaaacaaacagctgatccaACCTCCTGAAAGCCTTCGTTCTCTCTATATAGGTACATAAAGCCCTAACTGGACAGAGAGCATGTAGGCGCTCCTGTTCAggggaggagaaaggaggagggcaAAAAGCTTCCAGCTCCAATGGGGTGCATTAGAGGTAAGGATTTTTGGGCACAAAGGCTGGATTTGGCCTGAGTGTGACTCTAGAGTTATCCCGCGTGAATCGGGTGCACTCTTTGTGTATTGACAGTGCATGAATATCACTGACACGCTTCGCAGATGCGAGAGCCAGGAGCAATGACAGGATTTTTATTTTCACCTGGTCTAGTGGTTCAACTGGTGGCTGTGAAACTGTCCCCAGCACCAGGGATAAATCCCACGTGGGAACGAGAGGTTTAGACACCGGGTGGAGCCGTCGTGCCCCTTTCATGAAACGGCAGACTAGCAGGTGATGGCTCACTGGGCCATCCACGAAGCCCACATGGCAGGCTGAAATGGCTGCTAGATATACTTTAATCGTGGAAAAGGCCTTTCCTTTATCTAACAGTTCTTGGAGAAAGGAGATAATTGTTGTCACAGAGCACTGAAAGGAGAGAGTGTGAGATTTTCCACACCATTCCTCAAATACCCTCCACTTGTTCTCATACAATGATCTTGTGGAGGGAGCTCTAGCACTCTGAATAGTGGCTATAACACCCTGGGGGAGTCCTGCGGTACTCAGATTCAACCTCTCACGGGCCAAGCCCACAGGGCGAGGCGCTCAGGGTGAGGGTGAAAAATCTCCCCCCTGGCTTGGGAGACTAGGTCTCGTCGGAGAGGGAGAGGCCAAGGTTCGCTCCACAAGAGGGGCATAATCTCCACTAACCAATGAGACCTCGTCCACCTTGGGGCGATCAATATCATTGTtagccctctctctctcactctggtTAGAGTGGGAGAAATTAAGGCCAGTGGAGGGAACGCATAAAGCAGAGCATTTGGCCAGTTGTGAGCTAATGCGTCTACCCCTAGCGGAGCCTCCTGGTCCCTCAGGGAGAAATACAGTGGACACTGAGCGTTCTCCCTCGAGGCAAACAGATCGACCTGTAGGTGGCCAAAGCGGGTCCAGATTTGGTTTACCACATGTGGGTGCAAGGTCCAGTCCCCGTACTGCGGGTTTCCCCTGGACATTAAGTCTGCTCCCAAGTTCAGAGCTCCTGGAATGTGAGTAGCTCTCAGTGACAACAGATTGATGCTGCTCCACATGATCAGTCTGCGAGCCAGCATGTGCAAAGGACGGGACCGTAACCCGCCCTGTCTGTTGATGTACGCCACAACAGTGGTGTTGTCTGTTCTGATCAGAACATGGTGGTTTCTCAACAGGGGAAGGAAGTGTCTCAATGCTAGAAATGCTGCTAGCAATTCTAGCCAGTTTATGTGAGCACCCCTCTGTCGGCATTTTCTGAATGGGAGATATTTTAAATGCCGGCATGTGATAGCATCTTTTTTACTCTGTCCACAGAGAGACACGCTCTGTACGAGGCGGAGTTTAGAGCTATTCCTATGAAAGAGATGGCCTGAGCTGGCTGCAGGACACTCTTTTAATAGTTTATGGTGAAACCCAGAGCCATCAGATGATCCACTGTCAACCTGGTGTGCTCTCTTCCCATTATTTCTGACTCTGATAGCAGCAGCCAATCGTCTATGTACGTTGCTATGCGGATGCCCCGCCTCTTCAGTGGGGCTATGGCTGCCTCTGTGCACTTCACAAATACCCGAGGGCTCAGTGAGAGACCAAACGGTAGGACCTGGTACTCGTATATTCTGCCCTGAAACGCAAAGCGCAGGAATTTTCTGTGAGGCGGATAAATAGGGATGTGAAAATATGCGTCCTTCAGGTCTATTGATGTAAACCAATCACCTGGGCGCACTACATGCAGCAGAGTGGAGGCCGTCAACATTCTGAATTTGTATGACCTCAGATGCTGATTCCGAGCCCGTAGGTCCAGTATCGGACGCAGTCCCCCTCCCTTCTTGGGCACAAGAAAATACTTCGAGTAAAAGCCGCATTGGCTCTGCTCCTGGGGTATTTCTTGTACTGCTCCCTTTGATAGCAAGGTAGTTATTTCTTCTTGCAGGATCCTGGCTGATTCGCCTTTTGCAAGAGAGAAAATCACTCTGTGAAATCTGGGAGGGGTGGTTACAAATTGCAAACGATAGCCTCGCTCTAATGTCCTCACAACCCATTCTGGCGCAGCGAGAGCTCGCCATCTCTCTATTCTTGCTGACAGCGGCCCCAAAGACAGGCACTCCACAGTAGACGGAGCTTTGGCTGCCTCTTGTGGTGGAAACTGGTCCTGCGGGCCAGACCCGACTGCGCATGTGCGGGTGGCCCGCGCTTGACCAGCGCTCATGGGGCCGGACACCACTGAGGGAATCAACCCCGGTTGTGTCTGGGTGCGTGGGGGCATTATGTTTTTCAACatactttgtgtttttcacacatttttcccGTGCCCTTGGCAACATGCCTGGATGCAGCGGGTGAGTTTTTAATaaacaatgtgtttttgtgagacTGTGACATGCTTGATTCAGCTGAACAGTGTCTCGTCGTCTCTTTGTTGAAATGCGCTCTGTGGGATCCAACTCGAGTCCCAGGCGCTGAAAGGTGGAGGCAGAACACACTTTTCCGAACGGGCTCCGGAACTGAGCCCTGGAGTGAACTTGGAGCCCGGGCTGATCCGGCTCCGATCTCCCCGTGGGGGATGTTAGGCAGCCCGCTTCTTCTTGCGGTCCGATTGCTTGGCTGGTGGTGGGGCACCCTGAGCGGCAGCAGGTGGGACATGTTTCCTGGGACAGTGGGTCTTAGGGTTCTGCGATCCTAGGGGACCCTGGGCCGCGACCTGCGGGGCTGGACGGCGAGGGATTTTAAACGTCGGCACGCCGGCTGGATGGCTGGTGACCTGAGCGAACGTGCGGCGACTGGGTGGAGGCGGGGGCGCAGCCTGGGTCTTCCTTGGGAGACACAGCTGCAGggcctctccctctttcttttgCTCCTCGCACCGTCTTTGCATAGTGGCAACGGTGGTCCCGAAAAGGCCAGCGGGGTCAATGCTTTCATCCAGAATGTCACGTTTTTCTCTGTCCGAAAGCCCCGACAAGTTCAGCCATCTTGCCCTCTCCTGTAGGACGATGATGCTGAGAGCTCTGCCCGCCACTTGTACTGCTGCTCTAGTGAGGTGGAGACACTGGTCCGTAACGACGCCCAGCTCTTCCCACAGCTCGCTAGCATCCGGGTTCGCAGCAGTCTGGTCCTGGAGCTCCGCCGAGTAGGCTAGCAGGAGTGATGAGGCGTTCAATGCCCTCACGGTGGTGGCAACTGATTTATACGCCTCGTCGGCCAGGGAGGACTGCAGGCGTTCGGCCTTGGAGGGCAGGGACGGACCAGATGACATGGAAAGTTTCTGGTTTGGGTGGAGATGAGAAGCTACCAGATTCTCCACTGTGGGAATTTGGTAGATGCCCTTCTCCTTCATTCCAGCGCAGTCAATTCGCCGCCGCTCCCTGCACGGGGTTGGGTGACGAAAATGGCTTTGCCCAGCAGCATGTGACCTCGTCCACGCATTCGGGGAAAAGCGGCAGTACCTGATTAGTAGTGCGCTTTGCTTTGGGGAGCCTTTTACCCTCATATCGTGAGGTGGAGGTCTCCGTTGTCACCGCGGGCCATGGGATTGCCAGCTTTTCAGCTGCCCATTTTGCAACGTTAAATAGCTCCATGCCGCGGGACTGTGTGCTGGGGTTATCACAATCGGCCCCTTGTGTCGCAGAATTCCGACCAGAGGGGGCAAAGAAAACGTCGTCATCCTCATCTGAGACGAGATTTTCCGACGCTCCCTCGGAGGATTCGCTGAGTAGCTCGTCATTAGCCTCGAGGGAATCAGACAACATAGCTTCGCAGCTGACCTCGGCATCATCCACCAGCGGGAGGACGATATCCATCTCGTCGCCCCAGCTGGTGCCTGGTGTGGCGGACTCAATGTGCTCCATTGGTGGGCCGATTGGAGACAGCATTGGGTCCTTCTTCGACAGGCTAGCCTGGCGGGCTAGCCTTCGGCGAAGGCTTTTTAGGGTGAAGCGAGCGCAGTGTTCGCATGAACCCGGTGTGGAAATAGCCGCTTGGGCATGTTGCAGCCCGAGGCAATCACACACGCATCATGTGTATCTGAACCTGAGATTTTGCAACCGCAGGGGCAAATTCTGGGCAGCGGTTTGCAGTCTGCCATATTAAGGAAGCTTGGTGTAGCTAGCTTGGAATGACTGGATGGCTAAcgctgatcttttttttttcttttttttttcttttctcggTCGGGTAGCTATGGTGAGCTAGTATGACCTAGCTAGTGTGGTGGCTAGCGCTTGTGCTACTTGGCTTGGTGACCTTGTGTAGCAAAGACAGTTAGCTTGGTCAGCTAGCTGTTGTGCTAGGTGCGTGGTGGCAGCTAACACACTCTCCGACCTGGCTCTGTGGTGAAGAGCAGGCGACTCGAAACGCGAACCGTGCTAGCGCCCGGTGACCAAGGTGTTAGCTTGCACGCTGCGTCACACCCTTTTATAGGGAGGAGGGTGGCCCCTCCCTGATGCAAGCGTCACGACTGCCAGCCAATGCTGGCTGGAGTAATGATATAGAGGCTTCTGAGGACAACGCTGAGAGAGCGTTCCCCATAGTGAGACACTGAAACAAATGTTTGAAAgagaacttttattttttaatctgaaTTTTTGAAAACTGCACAAAGTGTGTACTAGGACAGAAAAAATTGATTTTCTTCAAATAATAGATCAAGTgtattatttcattataattAAAAATTCCTGTGATGCACTCATGGAAAAATGTAAGTTTAATTGATGGACAAAAcaaggaggaaagaaaaaaaggagaaaaaaaatatattaaatgtttgatgttgaattgttgttgttttttaaaacttctatttactttaaaaatgagccaataaaaaagaaatagctTAAAAGTGGGAAGGGTCTGTGGCAGCAgaccctgtgtttctctttaGAGGATCCAAATACAGACAGTCGGGGGAGGGACAgcatttaacaaaaaacatGCAGTTTATCGAAGGCAGAACacgaaaatacaaaataagagaaaccaaaaccaaaagctaaactaaactggaaaaaaaaaaaaactcggAGCAAGGGTTAGACAAGCGTCTTAGTTTAGTGGCAGCTTACAAAAGATTATCATATAGGCTGCTAAATAGACTGGAGGACTATAATGATAAATGGGCCAACTACCTTTCATATACAGGTCAGTGACCTATCCGGCTAAAGTAGTCAAGGTCGGACTAAATATGAGAGCTGTAATTGGGTCTATGTGAATATTGGCATCATTGTGAATTTAcgttattttggatttttttttttttttttttgatgagaATATGTATTGATTGtcaatttgttttgttgttgtgacTGGGAATGTCCATTCTgttatcttctgtttttttgtttgtttgtttgtttttggtttttttaatattaaaatctaatAAAGTTTGAGTCATAAAAACCGTGCAGTTTATTGAAGGCAGAACACGAAGATACAAAATAAGAGAAACGAAAACCAAAAgctaaactaaactggaaaaaaacaaaactaggaGCAAGGGTTAGACAAGCGTCTTAGAAAAATTATTCCTGGGTAATacaataaaaagtaaaactaatgggaaaaaaaatttaTAAAAACTTGTAGTTTTTATAAAAGCTATTTCTACTTAATAATTAGGTAATGCAAAGGAATAGATTGAATGCCTAATTTCACTTTAATAACATTGTatcaaacaagagagaaaaatgttttcacattaAAAGTTATTATCTGAAAAGTGGAACTTCTAGAAATCTGCAATAAAACAGTACTATGGCATATACTCACGCTAATGACTTCCAGGAGGACGGGATCTCAGGGTAGACAGGCAGGTTCTCCACCTCACCATAATGCTCAGTGAAGTAGATCCCTGCCACTCCCGACACTTTATTCCCATCAAACTGATGGAGTGTGTTCTCTTTGGGGTGAGTTGCAGCCCAATGCCACGCCTGACCAGCTATCAGCACCCCTCCTCCAGCTTTCAGAAACGCCACCAGCTCCGTTGGGTCTGAGCCCACGCTGTAGGCATCGGTCACGTAAACACCAACTCCCAGTTTGTCACTGAAAGCGCCCACAACTTCAACTTGGAAGCTGGATTTTTTGAGGCTATCAGCAACTGCACTGACATTTCTCTGCACCCCTACAGAGAGGTTATCAGATCCATCACCTCTCAACCAGGTCAGAGCATTTTCTACCAGAGCAGGAAAGGCTTTCAAGTAGCCTTCATGACCCAGGACCACAATCCTTCCACTGCCATACAGAGAggcagccatcaggacctgaCCTCGGCTGTTCATTGCTAAAGGAAAGGCATGGTCTCCAATCAGCACGAGGTCGCAGGGAACACAGGGTCCCTTTAGGTCCAGCTCCTTCAGACCTTTCATCAGGGAGGCGTAGGCCTCTTCATGTTTGATTTTGAATGACTGGTTAGATGACATAGTGTAGAGGATTTATGCTCTGTAGACTGATGATGAAGGTGAAGGTTAggatgcaggaaaaaaaaggttttagcaCATCAGCTTTAATAGTTTTTCTTACATATATGTATGCCAAGCTAAGttgatggatttaaaaaaagactcacttaacataaaaataaaagtattattCTTTTGTTAAACATCAAGACTCACAGCAAATTGTAAACTGCAGCTGGtgagaaaataaaaagctgTTCTCCACTGATCTCATTACAACCAAACACAActtaaaaatacaaagcatttttttggttttttttggttacCTGAAAGTTGCCTTTCTGTGGTATTAGACTGTAGCACAAcagctttaaagaaaaataccaGGAGCTCTACCGGAGAGGACAGGAGACGGAATGTAAAAAGAGCAAGGAAAGGTGCTGTTTATATCAGGAGATATGACAAGAAGAGGAGGGACTTTAGTGAGGACAAACAAGGAAAGAACTACTGATGAGAGACAGCTCCTTTTAAGTATGTATATAAATGTACTCAATTATATTCTGTCACAGACCTATGTGTTAGTTTTCTTTGCTATTTGAGTTCagacttgtgtttttgtttctgtaagGCACACAAAGTTCTTCACTCAGTGCAAATACTGTGCAATCTTTAACTCATCATATACACCTTTAACAtcagaaattcacatttacaataGCAGTCCGCATGCCTCGAAATCAAATACACATGCCAAAGCAAGTTAAGACAGATTACCACTGGCTTTTGAGCTActtgacaaaaaaacaagtactGCCCCTTTTGGCTCAGGCTTGCTGATCATCACTGTGACCTCAGTGCACAGGCTGGTGGGTTTTTAGTTACTGAAGACAACTTGTCTTGACAAAGCCCCTCTTTGGAAACAAATAAGTTCCTAAACTATTTCCCTGTAAGCACTACAGTTATAACATTAACAACAGAGTaagttatttttgtatttgagtctgtgtgaatgtgttttaGAGAGCCTGCCCCTTTCCTCTTGGACGCTCCAAGTGCCCTTTTCTTGaggcatttttattcatttatttattttttaaatgtgtgtgtgcgtgtagtgcaggggtccccaactccaggcctcgagggccagtgtcctgcagtttttatatgtgtccttgatccaacacagctgattcaaatggctaaatgacctactcaacatgtcttgctgttctccagaggcctggtaatgaactactcatttgattcaggtgtgtagacccagggtaaaacctgcaggacaccgggcctcgaggcctggagtttgagacccctggtgTAGAGTCCTGCCCGTGTCCctcaacaataacatttaacaaTTAATCACAATTGTGCTAAATAAAACGATCTgacttgcatcagtcacatgacgTCCATTAACCAATGATCACCCACGATGGCAGAGTGCGCTGGTTAGGATCCAGGAACGAGTCTTCAAAgagcacgcgcacacacaaattaaTTAAGTAGGGTATACAGTGTACACTATAGTCTGtagcacacaggagtattagTTTATTATGTACACGTTGTGAAGttgtcttgtggcaactgatGAATTGAAAAAAACGAGGGTGCTGTGTGTTCAATGTGCAACAGCGCAACAaaacattacctgtccttttattaactgaaCAAATAGTGGTGGTCATTAGCCGCTAGCTAACTGGGTAAGggtgtcatgggtctgtagctctgtccatCGTTTTTAGGGAacactatcagcagcagcagcagcagcagcaacccctcaacagcaacactATAACCCATCAGGTAAAGCACAGACTACGTTTGCTTTGCATTGTCCCCACCTGATGATAATGATATGTAGTATGATGCAattccatattagattcttaATGAATGTGGGTTGTTATTCGCCCTGGTTCTAGTTGcccctttttaattttaaacaccCGCCCCTTCAGACATCTCTGCACGGCTCTGCTCACCTCCTCCACTTGGACCTTCTGCAGGTGGAAGTGAACAAGAGTAAAGGGAGGGAAGGCATAAAGGAGGCCCTGAGGCCACAGATGTGCCATTGTATCTGTGCCTAAGGGAGATCATCCCtccctgctgagaaaaaataAAGGGACCCCAGTTGTCTCTGTTGAGGTAAAGAGATCTGCTATTACCATGCCAAAATCACTCGGGATTTTGTTCACCACCTCTGGATGAAGTCTCCATTCTCCTGTGAGAGTACCCCACTTCCATATATTCTGAGTCAGCCTACTGAGGCAAAAGGAGCCCAAGCCCCCTTGTATGTTAATATAAGTTGCATGGTGGTTCCTCAGCTCTGACAGAAAAGACAGCCTGCAATTTCAAGGCATGTGCTGTGTCAGCCAGGGGCCCTGGGATCAACCGCTGACACCCTCGCCCTTGtgaaatgatcccttgccaacCAAGGAGGCATCTGATGACCCAACCTGGTGACAAATGATTGGGACCAGAATGCTCTTTCCATATTGATTAGCCCTTCCCACCAATGGGGAGTTGCCTGCAACCTACACATCACAATAATCTGGTTTTCAGATGCTTCTGAACCAAAAGGCAAAGTCCCAGTCCAAAGAGATATTGCTGAATACGACAAGTGTTCAGAAGAGCCAGTGAGAATATGTATACTGTTGCTGCCATTAGCCCCATGTTGCAGAAGGTATGGGTATAACCTCTAGGTCACTCGTGACACCAACTAAATCTGGAACAATCAAGTCCTGAGGGTGGCATATCTCACAGGGGTTAGCAAGAAGGTCCCTCTCCCGGCATCCAGCCATGTGTATAAGAATTCTGTGGTTTGAATGGCCTTAAGTCTGCTTTTCCTCGTGTCTAGGTTCTCTAAGTCCTGTGGCACTGCTCCTCTGAAAGAGCATTCAAGCCAGCTGTCTGCATAAGTCTGACCAGTGATGGGCTTCAGAAGGCTTAAAATACTGCCTGAGCACTAAATCCTTCAGCTCAAGAACCACCGGTACTGAAGATAGGCAGGAAGACCCAACCCTGTCATTTTCAAAACAAGATTGCCACTGAGAAGACATTCTATATTTGTGCAGGGAGAAATCCAAGAACAATTTCAAAAACTGGAGATTAGTATGTAGGATCATTTGACCATGACAGCATTTTCACTTGTTTATCATAACTTTTTAAATCACACATTTCTGAGACTAATAACTACAAGaataatgtttaaaatgtttcatcacCTTCATCTACTTTTTGCATTTGCCAGATGATGTTGTGATTGCTGCCTTTTACAATAGAGGATGCTGGAACACCCCGTACTTCCCACGGCCTTCCTACTTTGAAACTAGTGGCACAAGCCAATGTATgaccttttttaaattattacattattatatatagtaatatttaatatatagtAATTTATTTAGATCTGGTGACAATGCTATTAACAATAGTGAAATAATGTCTTTGCAATTTCATCGACATGAtataaattttctttttcatttacagTTTCGATACAAAAAAGTCAGCAGTGCTGCTTTGCATTTACATTGTACAGGAAAGACATATTGGGGTTTGAGGCTTGCTACCTCTTGGTGGTCTACAAGCACACTTTTGGGCAAGGCACTGGTAATAGTGAGGACAGCTCAGTGGGATGAACTTGGACCTGAGTGTCACTGTAGGTGGTCTTAGTTCTACCAGAGAGCATTATCAGAAGAAAGAATAACTCAAAATAATCTGATTTCCCATACAGTACCTTCCAATCTTTGTTGATAATCTCAGCTGGTATGACAACATTTGTCTTTATTTCAAGTCACAAGTAGAGACCTGTACTGAGCCACTCTTGCCCATCTGTTAcacataaaatcaaatcaaa harbors:
- the LOC100696632 gene encoding TRPM8 channel-associated factor homolog is translated as MSSNQSFKIKHEEAYASLMKGLKELDLKGPCVPCDLVLIGDHAFPLAMNSRGQVLMAASLYGSGRIVVLGHEGYLKAFPALVENALTWLRGDGSDNLSVGVQRNVSAVADSLKKSSFQVEVVGAFSDKLGVGVYVTDAYSVGSDPTELVAFLKAGGGVLIAGQAWHWAATHPKENTLHQFDGNKVSGVAGIYFTEHYGEVENLPVYPEIPSSWKSLATGRDFKDDLEFLLQGVSDFNLPSDYVSSEVLVHGPLAFPIGTTEDGRSFLAGAYYGRGRVIVVTHEGYLKFESMAPFWRNAIHWLDEGRRGVVGVMVDPALKILSTSGLKCEKTNFRKDLSVFVCTAYITEHLEEIQNFVAEGGGLLIGGHAWHWAQTHAGQNVLTEFSGNKILTQMGLSLLEATISAGSYKAPVPSEASNDTSHFRHLLYRFAAHVTTGGKLNKHEEGCLKKLGSDCNVYLQMKAHDCFHYRQVLAALTDMLKRSGLPQVSDSCPVTTPKDRLLLSVGSAVYKFCPNPDALLPYLIKDNPAMPVVCNHKIKINVNTAGEKEWISTGLYLCPGMKTIVVIPAEIINKNWKIQIGCQTDDLHDKDELKRPPRVCERFPVTSEMMHVCNLWGGLIYLVAPPNTQVKGLEIVVKKAVTAPYYKSGVTTATEWLTLRTAPSPWAELEFENIVLTVPSDVIRGLEHLDKVAALWDEIMRAIADLAAKPHKFPRKERFVTDVQISAGWMHSGYPIMAHHASAAELVGVKKGKELWGPIHELGHNQQRSCWEFRPHTTECTCNLWSVYVHEEVLGLNRAQAHDGLPLAKRKSRAEKYIKGGRKLSDWSVWVALETYLQLQEKFGWDAFKKVFAAYHRMSDIPDDNNTKMNLYAETFSQTVKMNLTGFFKAWGWPIEAATEKKLSKLPYWNDHPMTQYK